A genomic window from Macaca mulatta isolate MMU2019108-1 chromosome 19, T2T-MMU8v2.0, whole genome shotgun sequence includes:
- the RINL gene encoding ras and Rab interactor-like protein isoform X2, with the protein MDASQAKVTDICAHLCHAGLYLYPQSFLVIGHDPSQVLVLRTGLLPGEVNSYQIQKIARGVSLESSNLCMPDLPHLLAFLSASRDILPRSLLLPPPTLGPRDEHTDPLQIGRVQQDTPGKVLCIVNQLYLETHRGWGREQTPQETESEAAQRHDPAPRNPAPHGVSWVKGPLSPEVDHPGPALDSLLEEEEEDPEGREEGREDDPEEESPEEVLTIHIQSLVRARSSYVARQYRSLRVRIASDSGGPHGSGDPATELLQDVRHLLTDLQDHLAKDSYIRAVFGSRGPGVPKKDEDPGPALEMAVCQAVLAPLKPALWTRLRTLRAPELRLLRRRQTSPAPALRSRIHERLAHLHAACAPRRKVALLLEVCRDVYTGLARGENQDPLGADAFLPALTEELIWSPDIGETQLDVEFLMELLDPDELRGEAGYYLTTWFGALHHIAHYQPETDRAPRGLSSEARASLHQWHRRRTLHRKDHPRAQASLPFKEPWAEETVPGTNDD; encoded by the exons ATGGATGCTAGTCAGGCAAAAGTAACAGATATCTGTGCGCACCTTTGTCACGCCGGCCTTTATCTCTATCCCCAGAGTTTCTTGGTCATAGGACATGACCCCAGCCAGGTCCTGGTGTTGAGGACAGGACTATTACCAGGAGAAGTCAACAGTTACCAGATCCAGAAGATTGCCAGAG gtgTGTCCCTGGAATCCTCCAACCTCTGCATGCCAGACCTACCCCATCTCCTGGCCTTTCTATCAGCTAGCAG GGACATTCTGCCCAGAAGCCTGCTCTTGCCCCCTCCCACCCTAGGGCCCAGAGATGAACACACAG ATCCTCTGCAGATTGGCAGGGTCCAACAGGACACCCCAGGGAAGGTGCTTTGCATTGTGAACCAGCTCTACCTGGAGACCcacagaggctgggggagggagcagACCCCTCAAGAAACAGAGTCAGAGGCTGCGCAGAGACATGATCCAG CCCCCAGGAACCCTGCACCTCACGGGGTCTCCTGGGTAAAAGGCCCGCTCAGCCCGGAAGTGGACCATCCTGGGCCGGCTCTCGACagcctcctggaggaggaggaagaagaccctgaaggaagggaggaaggaagggaggatgaCCCTGAAGAGGAAAGCCCGGAGGAAGTGCTCACCATTCACATCCAGTCTCTGGTCAGGGCCCGGAGCAGCTACGTGGCCAGGCAGTACCGAAGCCTTCGGGTGCGCATCGCCTCAGATTCTGGGGGTCCCCACGGGTCTGGGGACCCGGCCACGGAGCTGCTTCAGGATGTGCGGCACCTCCTTACTGACCTCCAGGATCACCTGGCAAAGGACTCCTACAtcagggctgtctttgggagcagGGGTCCTGGGGTCCCCAAGAAGGACGAGGATCCAG GCCCCGCGCTGGAGATGGCCGTGTGCCAGGCGGTGTTGGCGCCCCTGAAGCCGGCCCTGTGGACGCGACTCCGCACACTCCGAGCACCAGAGCTGCGACTGCTGCGGCGGCGACAAACA AGCCCCGCCCCCGCCTTGCGGAGTCGCATCCACGAGCGCCTTGCACATCTGCACGCTGCCTGCGCCCCGCGCCGCAAGGTGGCGCTTCTGTTGGAGGTGTGCAGAGATGTCTACACGGGCCTGGCTCGGGGCGAGAACCAAG ATCCCTTGGGGGCCGACGCCTTCCTGCCGGCGCTGACTGAGGAACTCATCTGGAGCCCGGATATTGGGGAGACACAGCTGGATGTGGAGTTTCTTATGGAGCTCTTAGATCCAGATGAGCTGCGGGGAGAGG CTGGGTACTACCTGACCACGTGGTTTGGGGCGCTGCACCACATTGCCCACTACCAGCCCGAAACAGACCGTGCTCCCCGGGGGCTCAGCTCCGAGGCCCGCGCCTCCCTGCACCAGTGGCACCGCAGGCGGACTCTGCACAGAAAGGATCATCCTAGAGCCCAG GCCAGCCTGCCCTTTAAGGAGCCATGGGCAGAAGAGACTGTGCCAGGGACCAATGACGATTAG
- the RINL gene encoding ras and Rab interactor-like protein isoform X3, with product MGSFLVIGHDPSQVLVLRTGLLPGEVNSYQIQKIARGVSLESSNLCMPDLPHLLAFLSASRDILPRSLLLPPPTLGPRDEHTDPLQIGRVQQDTPGKVLCIVNQLYLETHRGWGREQTPQETESEAAQRHDPAPRNPAPHGVSWVKGPLSPEVDHPGPALDSLLEEEEEDPEGREEGREDDPEEESPEEVLTIHIQSLVRARSSYVARQYRSLRVRIASDSGGPHGSGDPATELLQDVRHLLTDLQDHLAKDSYIRAVFGSRGPGVPKKDEDPGPALEMAVCQAVLAPLKPALWTRLRTLRAPELRLLRRRQTALRAGAGPPGAQGAGPEGQSPAPALRSRIHERLAHLHAACAPRRKVALLLEVCRDVYTGLARGENQDPLGADAFLPALTEELIWSPDIGETQLDVEFLMELLDPDELRGEAGYYLTTWFGALHHIAHYQPETDRAPRGLSSEARASLHQWHRRRTLHRKDHPRAQASLPFKEPWAEETVPGTNDD from the exons ATGGGG AGTTTCTTGGTCATAGGACATGACCCCAGCCAGGTCCTGGTGTTGAGGACAGGACTATTACCAGGAGAAGTCAACAGTTACCAGATCCAGAAGATTGCCAGAG gtgTGTCCCTGGAATCCTCCAACCTCTGCATGCCAGACCTACCCCATCTCCTGGCCTTTCTATCAGCTAGCAG GGACATTCTGCCCAGAAGCCTGCTCTTGCCCCCTCCCACCCTAGGGCCCAGAGATGAACACACAG ATCCTCTGCAGATTGGCAGGGTCCAACAGGACACCCCAGGGAAGGTGCTTTGCATTGTGAACCAGCTCTACCTGGAGACCcacagaggctgggggagggagcagACCCCTCAAGAAACAGAGTCAGAGGCTGCGCAGAGACATGATCCAG CCCCCAGGAACCCTGCACCTCACGGGGTCTCCTGGGTAAAAGGCCCGCTCAGCCCGGAAGTGGACCATCCTGGGCCGGCTCTCGACagcctcctggaggaggaggaagaagaccctgaaggaagggaggaaggaagggaggatgaCCCTGAAGAGGAAAGCCCGGAGGAAGTGCTCACCATTCACATCCAGTCTCTGGTCAGGGCCCGGAGCAGCTACGTGGCCAGGCAGTACCGAAGCCTTCGGGTGCGCATCGCCTCAGATTCTGGGGGTCCCCACGGGTCTGGGGACCCGGCCACGGAGCTGCTTCAGGATGTGCGGCACCTCCTTACTGACCTCCAGGATCACCTGGCAAAGGACTCCTACAtcagggctgtctttgggagcagGGGTCCTGGGGTCCCCAAGAAGGACGAGGATCCAG GCCCCGCGCTGGAGATGGCCGTGTGCCAGGCGGTGTTGGCGCCCCTGAAGCCGGCCCTGTGGACGCGACTCCGCACACTCCGAGCACCAGAGCTGCGACTGCTGCGGCGGCGACAAACAGCCCtgcgggcgggggcggggcctccGGGAGCACAGGGGGCGGGGCCGGAGGGGCAGAGCCCCGCCCCCGCCTTGCGGAGTCGCATCCACGAGCGCCTTGCACATCTGCACGCTGCCTGCGCCCCGCGCCGCAAGGTGGCGCTTCTGTTGGAGGTGTGCAGAGATGTCTACACGGGCCTGGCTCGGGGCGAGAACCAAG ATCCCTTGGGGGCCGACGCCTTCCTGCCGGCGCTGACTGAGGAACTCATCTGGAGCCCGGATATTGGGGAGACACAGCTGGATGTGGAGTTTCTTATGGAGCTCTTAGATCCAGATGAGCTGCGGGGAGAGG CTGGGTACTACCTGACCACGTGGTTTGGGGCGCTGCACCACATTGCCCACTACCAGCCCGAAACAGACCGTGCTCCCCGGGGGCTCAGCTCCGAGGCCCGCGCCTCCCTGCACCAGTGGCACCGCAGGCGGACTCTGCACAGAAAGGATCATCCTAGAGCCCAG GCCAGCCTGCCCTTTAAGGAGCCATGGGCAGAAGAGACTGTGCCAGGGACCAATGACGATTAG
- the RINL gene encoding ras and Rab interactor-like protein isoform X1 — MPQPRLFPLPAQLPLSTSCYCRPLLREQRPGHDSLVSCILRMAQPEDKAPEVPTEGERLVPPQVKKADRTPLGVLSTLEPLLRLQRTSGVWHVPELDIQDAEALVGLWPMGSFLVIGHDPSQVLVLRTGLLPGEVNSYQIQKIARGVSLESSNLCMPDLPHLLAFLSASRDILPRSLLLPPPTLGPRDEHTDPLQIGRVQQDTPGKVLCIVNQLYLETHRGWGREQTPQETESEAAQRHDPAPRNPAPHGVSWVKGPLSPEVDHPGPALDSLLEEEEEDPEGREEGREDDPEEESPEEVLTIHIQSLVRARSSYVARQYRSLRVRIASDSGGPHGSGDPATELLQDVRHLLTDLQDHLAKDSYIRAVFGSRGPGVPKKDEDPGPALEMAVCQAVLAPLKPALWTRLRTLRAPELRLLRRRQTALRAGAGPPGAQGAGPEGQSPAPALRSRIHERLAHLHAACAPRRKVALLLEVCRDVYTGLARGENQDPLGADAFLPALTEELIWSPDIGETQLDVEFLMELLDPDELRGEAGYYLTTWFGALHHIAHYQPETDRAPRGLSSEARASLHQWHRRRTLHRKDHPRAQASLPFKEPWAEETVPGTNDD, encoded by the exons ATGCCCCAGCCCCGCCTCTTCCCCCTGCCTGCTCAGCTTCCTCTCTCCACTTCCTGCTACTGCAGGCCTCTCCTCCGAGAACAG AGGCCAGGTCATGACTCACTGGTTTCCTGCATCCTGAGGATGGCCCAGCCAGAGGACAAGGCACCTGAAGTCCCCACAGAGGGGGAGAG GCTGGTCCCACCACAGGTGAAAAAAGCAGACAGGACCCCTCTAGGGGTCCTCAGCACCCTAGAGCCACTTCTTCGCCTGCAGAGAACATCGGGGGTATGGCATGTGCCAGAGCTGGATATCCAGGATGCGGAGGCCCTCGTGGGGCTGTGGCCAATGGGG AGTTTCTTGGTCATAGGACATGACCCCAGCCAGGTCCTGGTGTTGAGGACAGGACTATTACCAGGAGAAGTCAACAGTTACCAGATCCAGAAGATTGCCAGAG gtgTGTCCCTGGAATCCTCCAACCTCTGCATGCCAGACCTACCCCATCTCCTGGCCTTTCTATCAGCTAGCAG GGACATTCTGCCCAGAAGCCTGCTCTTGCCCCCTCCCACCCTAGGGCCCAGAGATGAACACACAG ATCCTCTGCAGATTGGCAGGGTCCAACAGGACACCCCAGGGAAGGTGCTTTGCATTGTGAACCAGCTCTACCTGGAGACCcacagaggctgggggagggagcagACCCCTCAAGAAACAGAGTCAGAGGCTGCGCAGAGACATGATCCAG CCCCCAGGAACCCTGCACCTCACGGGGTCTCCTGGGTAAAAGGCCCGCTCAGCCCGGAAGTGGACCATCCTGGGCCGGCTCTCGACagcctcctggaggaggaggaagaagaccctgaaggaagggaggaaggaagggaggatgaCCCTGAAGAGGAAAGCCCGGAGGAAGTGCTCACCATTCACATCCAGTCTCTGGTCAGGGCCCGGAGCAGCTACGTGGCCAGGCAGTACCGAAGCCTTCGGGTGCGCATCGCCTCAGATTCTGGGGGTCCCCACGGGTCTGGGGACCCGGCCACGGAGCTGCTTCAGGATGTGCGGCACCTCCTTACTGACCTCCAGGATCACCTGGCAAAGGACTCCTACAtcagggctgtctttgggagcagGGGTCCTGGGGTCCCCAAGAAGGACGAGGATCCAG GCCCCGCGCTGGAGATGGCCGTGTGCCAGGCGGTGTTGGCGCCCCTGAAGCCGGCCCTGTGGACGCGACTCCGCACACTCCGAGCACCAGAGCTGCGACTGCTGCGGCGGCGACAAACAGCCCtgcgggcgggggcggggcctccGGGAGCACAGGGGGCGGGGCCGGAGGGGCAGAGCCCCGCCCCCGCCTTGCGGAGTCGCATCCACGAGCGCCTTGCACATCTGCACGCTGCCTGCGCCCCGCGCCGCAAGGTGGCGCTTCTGTTGGAGGTGTGCAGAGATGTCTACACGGGCCTGGCTCGGGGCGAGAACCAAG ATCCCTTGGGGGCCGACGCCTTCCTGCCGGCGCTGACTGAGGAACTCATCTGGAGCCCGGATATTGGGGAGACACAGCTGGATGTGGAGTTTCTTATGGAGCTCTTAGATCCAGATGAGCTGCGGGGAGAGG CTGGGTACTACCTGACCACGTGGTTTGGGGCGCTGCACCACATTGCCCACTACCAGCCCGAAACAGACCGTGCTCCCCGGGGGCTCAGCTCCGAGGCCCGCGCCTCCCTGCACCAGTGGCACCGCAGGCGGACTCTGCACAGAAAGGATCATCCTAGAGCCCAG GCCAGCCTGCCCTTTAAGGAGCCATGGGCAGAAGAGACTGTGCCAGGGACCAATGACGATTAG